One region of Zingiber officinale cultivar Zhangliang chromosome 7B, Zo_v1.1, whole genome shotgun sequence genomic DNA includes:
- the LOC122003974 gene encoding PRA1 family protein F3-like — MGGGGAVDASPSDFAPPHYASTTARATDLVSGIKEQGKALISSQRPWAQLLDPGALSLPANSTLAAARFPRNVAYFRSNYVLAVLAVLAVSLLWHPVALAALVALAAAWIFLFFGRDQPILLFGRSVDEGTVLGVLCVVTVVALIFSSVGSTVFGAVAVGAAVVCLHAVLRGTDDLFLDEEAAASGGLLAPAKPEIRPRIV, encoded by the coding sequence ATGGGAGGCGGAGGAGCTGTCGACGCCTCGCCGTCCGATTTCGCGCCGCCGCACTATGCCTCCACCACCGCCCGAGCCACCGACCTTGTCTCCGGCATCAAGGAGCAGGGCAAAGCCCTGATCTCCTCCCAGCGCCCCTGGGCGCAGCTCCTCGACCCGGGCGCCCTCTCTCTCCCCGCCAACTCAACCCTCGCCGCCGCCCGCTTCCCCCGCAACGTCGCCTACTTCCGCTCCAACTACGTCCTCGCGGTGCTCGCCGTGCTCGCCGTCTCCCTCCTCTGGCACCCCGTCGCCCTCGCCGCCCTCGTCGCCCTCGCCGCCGCCTggatcttcctcttcttcggccGCGATCAGCCGATCCTCCTCTTCGGCCGATCCGTCGACGAAGGGACCGTCCTCGGCGTTCTGTGCGTCGTCACGGTCGTCGCCCTCATCTTCTCCAGCGTCGGATCGACCGTGTTCGGAGCGGTCGCGGTCGGTGCCGCCGTCGTCTGCCTCCACGCCGTGCTCCGCGGAACGGATGATCTCTTCCTCGACGAAGAAGCGGCGGCGAGTGGCGGATTGCTTGCGCCAGCAAAACCGGAGATCCGTCCTCGGATAGTGTGA
- the LOC122006495 gene encoding aspartic proteinase-like, whose protein sequence is MGQKYHLCCIFFWIACLLLCASSDGLMRINLNKKSLDLDTLNAARLVRKQNMYSQYNAIHHNLGDSDIDIISLKNYMDAQYFGIIGIGSPPQNFTVIFDTGSSNLWVPSSKCYFSLSCYFHHKYKAGKSSTYTKDGKSCKITYGSGMISGFFSKDNVLVGELVAKDQIFIETTREVGPTFLLAKFDGIVGLGFQEISVENAPPLWSTMLKQGLIEKEIFSFWLNRNPDDANGGELVFGGVDPNHYKGNHTYVPVTRKGYWQFEMGDFLISGESTGYCSGGCAAIVDSGTSLLAGPTTIIAQVNHAIGAEGIVSTECKEIVKEYGELILELLIAQTRPEKICKQIGLCIFDGAQYVSTDIQSVVEREKRKASANGDVLCTACEMAVVWIENQLRKNQSKEHILAYVNQLCERLPNPLGESTVGCDQIASMPNIAFTIGSRKFSLTPEQYVLKVEQAGTAVCLSGFMAFDVPSSQSPLWILGDVFMGAYHTIFDFGDDRIGFAESA, encoded by the exons ATGGGACAGAAATATCATTTATGTTGCATTTTTTTCTGGATTGCTTGCTTGTTACTCTGTGCCTCATCAGATGGCTTAATGAGAATCAATCTGAATAAGAAGTCCTTGGACCTTGATACTCTGAATGCAGCTAGATTAGTGAGAAAGCAGAACATGTATAGCCAATATAATGCTATCCATCATAATCTTGGAGATTCAGATATTGACATAATATCCCTCAAGAACTACATGGATGCTCAATACTTTGGCATCATTGGTATTGGCTCGCCTCCACAAAACTTTACAGTCATCTTTGACACTGGAAGTTCAAACTTGTGGGTCCCATCATCCAAGTGCTATTTCTCA CTTTCATGTTATTTTCACCATAAGTACAAGGCAGGCAAATCAAGCACTTACACAAAGGATG GAAAATCATGTAAAATAACTTATGGTTCTGGGATGATTTCTGGCTTCTTTAGCAAGGACAATGTACTAGTTGGTGAACTAGTTGCCAAAGACCAA ATTTTCATTGAGACAACTAGAGAAGTTGGTCCAACATTCTTGCTGGCTAAGTTTGATGGAATTGTCGGCCTTGGTTTTCAAGAAATATCAGTTGAAAATGCACCACCCCTATG GTCTACCATGCTCAAGCAGGGTCTTAttgagaaggagatcttttcttTCTGGCTCAATAGGAATCCTGATGATGCAAATGGCGGGGAACTTGTGTTTGGAGGTGTTGATCCAAATCATTACAAGGGCAATCATACTTATGTTCCTGTTACACGAAAAGGATATTGGCAG TTTGAGATGGGTGATTTTCTGATTTCTGGAGAATCTACTG GCTACTGTTCTGGAGGTTGTGCTGCTATCGTGGATTCTGGAACTTCATTGCTCGCTGGTCCCACT ACCATAATAGCTCAGGTCAATCATGCCATAGGTGCAGAAGGAATTGTTAGCACAGAATGTAAAGAAATTGTTAAAGAATATGGGGAATTGATACTCGAGTTGTTGATAGCACAg ACACGACCAGAAAAAATTTGCAAACAAATAGGCCTGTGTATTTTCGATGGGGCTCAATATGTTAG CACTGATATCCAATCTGTGGttgaaagagaaaagagaaaagcaTCTGCTAACGGTGATGTTCTATGTACTGCCTGTGAGATGGCTGTGGTATGGATTGAAAACCAGCTACGAAAGAATCAATCTAAAGAACACATACTAGCCTATGTAAACCAG CTCTGTGAACGGCTGCCAAACCCTTTAGGAGAATCAACTGTTGGTTGTGATCAGATTGCAAGCATGCCAAATATCGCATTTACAATTGGAAGTAGAAAGTTTAGTCTAACTCCTGAGCAG TATGTTCTAAAAGTTGAACAAGCAGGCACAGCTGTATGTTTAAGTGGCTTTATGGCATTTGATGTGCCTTCTTCCCAGAGTCCTCTCTg GATTCTTGGAGATGTTTTCATGGGCGCTTATCACACTATATTTGATTTTGGTGACGACAGAATAGGATTTGCTGAGAGTGCTTAA